In Perognathus longimembris pacificus isolate PPM17 chromosome 3, ASM2315922v1, whole genome shotgun sequence, a single window of DNA contains:
- the Fam174c gene encoding protein FAM174C — translation MGPRDLPPLLLSLPLLLLLLLLLPPLGRAEGPAPSSLRPTPATPSPPPAATNGSQPGAPHNSTHSHSWLPGATGSQLLRSFYVFLGLSGLAVLYFLIRAFRLKKPQRRRYGLLTNTEDPTEMASLNSDEETVFETRNLR, via the exons ATGGGGCCTCGCGatctgccgccgctgctgctgtcgttgccgctgctgctgctgctgctgctactacttCCACCGCTGGGCAGGGCTGAGGGTCCCGCACCCTCGAGTCTGCGCCCTACGCCGGCCACGCCTTCACCGCCGCCCGCCGCGACTAATGGCAGCCAGCCGGGCGCACCCCACAACAGCACGCACTCGCACTCGTGGCTGCCCGGCGCCACCGGCTCCCAGCTGCTGCGCTCTTTCTACGTGTTTTTGGGCCTCAGCGGCCTGGCTGTGCTCTACTTCCTCATCCGGGCGTTCAG GCTAAAAAAGCCACAGCGGAGGAGGTATGGGCTCCTGACCAACACAGAAGACCCCACTGAGATGGCCTCACTGAACAGCGACGAGGAGACTGTCTTTGAGACGAGGAATCTGAGATG A
- the LOC125348506 gene encoding cold-inducible RNA-binding protein isoform X2: MASDEGKLFVGGLSFDTNEQSLEQVFSKYGQISEVVVVKDRETQRSRGFGFVTFENIDDAKDAMMAMNGKSVDGRQIRVDQAGKSSDNRSRGYRGGSAGGRGFFRGGRGRGRGFSRGGGDRGYGGSRFESRSGGYGGSRDYYSSRSQGGGYGDRSSGGSYRDSYDSYATHNE, translated from the exons ATGGCATCAGATGAAGGCAAGCTTTTTGTTGGAGGGCTGAGTTTTGACACCAATGAACAGTCTCTGGAGCAGGTCTTCTCAAAATATGGACAGATCTCTGAAG TGGTGGTCGTAAAAGACAGGGAGACTCAGCGTTCTCGGGGTTTTGGGTTTGTCACCTTTGAAAATATTGATGATGCCAAGGACGCCATGATGGCCATGAATGGGAAG TCTGTTGATGGAAGACAGATCCGAGTAGACCAGGCTGGCAAGTCATCTGACAACCGATCCCGTGGATACCGAGGTGGTTCCGCTGGAGGCCGTGGCTTCTTCcgtgggggccggggccggggccgtggGTTCTCTAGAG GGGGAGGGGACCGAGGCTATGGGGGCAGCCGGTTTGAGTCCCGGAGTGGGGGCTACGGAGGCTCCAGAGATTACTACAGCAG CCGGAGTCAGGGTGGTGGCTATGGTGACCGGAGCTCTGGTGGGTCGTACCGAGACAGCTATGACAGTTACG CTACACACAACGAGTAA
- the LOC125348506 gene encoding cold-inducible RNA-binding protein isoform X1, translated as MASDEGKLFVGGLSFDTNEQSLEQVFSKYGQISEVVVVKDRETQRSRGFGFVTFENIDDAKDAMMAMNGKSVDGRQIRVDQAGKSSDNRSRGYRGGSAGGRGFFRGGRGRGRGFSRGGGDRGYGGSRFESRSGGYGGSRDYYSSRSQGGGYGDRSSGGSYRDSYDSYAYEAAALGGQTCCAPNRTSEMQAAPLASSFVEIAL; from the exons ATGGCATCAGATGAAGGCAAGCTTTTTGTTGGAGGGCTGAGTTTTGACACCAATGAACAGTCTCTGGAGCAGGTCTTCTCAAAATATGGACAGATCTCTGAAG TGGTGGTCGTAAAAGACAGGGAGACTCAGCGTTCTCGGGGTTTTGGGTTTGTCACCTTTGAAAATATTGATGATGCCAAGGACGCCATGATGGCCATGAATGGGAAG TCTGTTGATGGAAGACAGATCCGAGTAGACCAGGCTGGCAAGTCATCTGACAACCGATCCCGTGGATACCGAGGTGGTTCCGCTGGAGGCCGTGGCTTCTTCcgtgggggccggggccggggccgtggGTTCTCTAGAG GGGGAGGGGACCGAGGCTATGGGGGCAGCCGGTTTGAGTCCCGGAGTGGGGGCTACGGAGGCTCCAGAGATTACTACAGCAG CCGGAGTCAGGGTGGTGGCTATGGTGACCGGAGCTCTGGTGGGTCGTACCGAGACAGCTATGACAGTTACG CCTATGAAGCTGCAGCCCTCGGAGGACAGACGTGTTGTGCGCCCAACAGAACCTCCGAGATGCAAGCTGCTCCCTTGGCTAGCTCATTTGTGGAGATAGCCCTGTAA
- the LOC125348506 gene encoding cold-inducible RNA-binding protein isoform X3: MASDEGKLFVGGLSFDTNEQSLEQVFSKYGQISEVVVVKDRETQRSRGFGFVTFENIDDAKDAMMAMNGKSVDGRQIRVDQAGKSSDNRSRGYRGGSAGGRGFFRGGRGRGRGFSRGGGDRGYGGSRFESRSGGYGGSRDYYSSRSQGGGYGDRSSGGSYRDSYDSYG, translated from the exons ATGGCATCAGATGAAGGCAAGCTTTTTGTTGGAGGGCTGAGTTTTGACACCAATGAACAGTCTCTGGAGCAGGTCTTCTCAAAATATGGACAGATCTCTGAAG TGGTGGTCGTAAAAGACAGGGAGACTCAGCGTTCTCGGGGTTTTGGGTTTGTCACCTTTGAAAATATTGATGATGCCAAGGACGCCATGATGGCCATGAATGGGAAG TCTGTTGATGGAAGACAGATCCGAGTAGACCAGGCTGGCAAGTCATCTGACAACCGATCCCGTGGATACCGAGGTGGTTCCGCTGGAGGCCGTGGCTTCTTCcgtgggggccggggccggggccgtggGTTCTCTAGAG GGGGAGGGGACCGAGGCTATGGGGGCAGCCGGTTTGAGTCCCGGAGTGGGGGCTACGGAGGCTCCAGAGATTACTACAGCAG CCGGAGTCAGGGTGGTGGCTATGGTGACCGGAGCTCTGGTGGGTCGTACCGAGACAGCTATGACAGTTACG GTTGA